The Quercus lobata isolate SW786 chromosome 9, ValleyOak3.0 Primary Assembly, whole genome shotgun sequence region TCACTGCACGTGTCATCACCGCCGCGAATATTGCTCCGATCACATTTCTGGAGGCATCACTAAGATTGTCTTGCGGCGATCTACCTGTCGGTGAAAGCTTCGCAGTCATCGGAGACAGCATGCGCCCTCACGCGCCGCCTGAAGCTTCTGTGTCAGCGTCCCACGTGCCCCACGCGCCACACGCGACCGTCCTCAGCTCTAGCTGACATCACCCGTGATGTCATCAGTGCCACGTCAACCTTAGTTGCGTCAGCATCTAGTCATCTGCTGGCATCAGTGCCACGCCATCTTGCTGACGTCATCCGCTGACCGTTGACCGCGTTGACTTGGACCGTTGACTTTTCTCCATGGTTGACTTTTACAGTCCAGGttctccttacccagtttttcgtgtagatttcatttttgcagtctgtttttgcatattgtatctctaaatggataaaaatgatatttttttttctcaccccATCAATACTATATTGAAGGGGAATAAGAATTACTTATCTTGGTCTCAAGCTATGCGCAGTTTTCTTAAGAGTCGCATGCTCTGGCATTACTGTACTAGTGCAATCACCATTCCTGTCAAGGgagcaagtgaagaagatgttgTCTTCCTTGGTCGCATGATTGAATGGGATAGTCACAACCACATGATCCTCACATGGATTCGGAAcacttccattccctccatCTCCAATCTGTTGGGTAGTTTTGATGATACAAAATCAGCATAGGATATGTTGGCCAAAAGGTACTCCACTACTCATGGATCTATGAAATATCAATTAGTGGTTGAATTGCATCAACTCAAGCAAGAGCCAGGGCAATCCATCAATGACTACTGTGATCAGCTTCGCTTCatttgggaccaaattgacctttcTGGTCCAACTTGGGCATGTTCAAAGGATGCTCAGCAATATGCTTCCATTAGAGATGAATTTCGCCTCTATGAATTCCTAATGTCACTTCACAAGGACTTTGAGCCCATTCGAGATCAGCTTCTAAATCGGAACCCTGCTCCCTCTCTTGATACTACTGTGAACGAGTTGGTTAGAGAAGAAGCTCGTCTTGCAACCCTTCAAGCTCAGAATAAGCTCAATGTTTTGGCTATTACTCCTTCTGCTCCACCCATAGAGCAACCTCAGCAATCAGGTGATTCCTCTAGCTCTAGCAATCGTCGCAAGCAGACCAACAAAAAGTTCTGCAACTATTGCAAGCATCCTGACCACACCATTGAGACTTGTTACTGTCGCAACAAATCTACTGCTGTTGTTGCTAATACTGAGTCTACTCCGCCGATGGCTTCCATTTCAGCTGAGTCCCAGTCTTCTGGATTCACTATCAACCTCTCCCCCACTAAACTATAGGAGATCATAGCTCAGGCTGTTCGTATAGCTGGTAATGCATCTCTTTCCACTACTCTCTCAGTTCTACCCGGTAAGTCTCAAACTTGGCTTTTTGATTCTACCtattgcaatcacatgacacatCACTCATCCTTATTCTCCAAACTTGACCCTCCACCACATCCTCTAAATATCCATATAGTTGATGGTTTCACCATGCATGGGAATAGTCTAGATTTTGTTTTCACCTCCAACCTCTCTGTTTCTAGAATCTTCCATGTACCTAACCTATCCTATTTGTgctctgtgggacaattagctgaactAGGTTATCgccttattttttactattctagCTGTATTGTGCAAGATCGGAGGATGGGGCAAGAGCTTAGGACCGGTCCTAGAGTTAGGCGTATGTTTGCCGTAgacaatcttcatcttccacctgttgctcctgtttctatTGCTGCTGCAGTTTCTTCCTTACCATCTCTCGCACTTTGGCATTCTCGTCTTGGTCATGCACCATCTTCTCGGGTACAACAGTTAGCTTCTAAGGGCTGTTGGGTTCTgtgtccaaagaaaattttgattgtacttcatgtcagttaggaaaacagccagctttgcctttcaataacAGTGAATCCATTTCTAATagtatttttgagttaatttaTTCTGATATTTGGGGACCTTCTCCTGTTGttagtattggtggatctcgatattttgttgtttttattgatgattattctcgtTATAGTTGGATATTTCCTATGAAATCTCGTTCTGAAATTTTACTAATATACAGCAACTtcgcaaaaatggttgaaacataattctccaaacgtatcaaaacttttcgatctgataatactcttgaatatactcaatatgtGTTTCAAGCTCTGTTACATTCCTATGGCATTGTACATCATCTAACTtatccaggtacctctcagcaaaatagTTGAGCCGAAAGAAAACTTcttcatattcttgacactgttcgtgctcttcttctttctgccaaagttcctgtcCCATTATGGGGTGAAGCTTCTCTTCATGTTGTTCATGTaattaatcgcattccaagcACTGTCATCCATAATCAGACTTTGTATGAGCGTCTGTTTGGGTCACCCCTTGACTATCATCACCTTCACTCCTTTGGATCtacttgtttcgttcttcttcaacCTCATGAGCACAACAAACTTGATCCTCGATCTAGActctgttgtttccttggttatggcgaaactcaaaaagggtataggtgttatgatcctgtctctcatcgtcttcgtgtttctcgtaatgttgtcttttgggaatatCGATTGTTTGTTAAACTCTCTCACTTTCGTTCTTCCCTGACTACCTCCTCTGTTTTAAAAATCTTTCCAAATGAGTCTCTTGTTCCTTCTACAAATACTTTTAATCCTCCTTTGGACTTCTTTATTCaatcttcaaatatttttgaTGCTTCTCCTAGACAGGTCGAAGATAAACAGGTTGATGATGAGCTATCCCACCTTAAGCCTGGGTCCTTTGCTCCTGCTCTGCCTGAAAATCctccacaagacattccacctctcCACTTAACCCGGGTAAGATTCATTCTtccacatttacttgactatcattgttacactacCCTTACTACACTTcacgagcctcacacctatcatGAGGcctccactgaccctttatggcagattgcaatgaaagaggaacttgatgcattaaccaaaaaccatacttgggatctGGTCACTCTCCCTCTTGAACagtctgtggttggttgtaagtggatctataaaatcaagactcgctctgatgggtccattgagcgttACAAGGCTGGTCTtattgcaaaaggttttacacaggagtatgggattgattatgaagagaacTTTGCTCCGGTTGCTCTTATCTCATCTAttcgtgccctcttagctgttgctgctacTAGTAAATAGGATCTTTTTCAAATGGATGTTAAAAATGCCTTCCTTAAAAAGGATCTGAGTGAAGAAGTCTACATGCAATCTCCTCCTAgtctctctgttgaatcaaacaaggtttgtcgcattcgacgtgcactttatggccttaaacaagctccatgagcttggtttgccaagttCAGCTCCACTATTTTTCGCTTGGGTTACACTGCCAGTCTGtgtgattctgccttatttctttgTCGTACTGATAAAGACACCATTTTGCTTcttctatatgtggatgatatgatcataactggtgatgacctcagtagcattcaagaactcaaggattttctcaatcaacaatttgagatgaaagatcttggacatctcaactatttcttgggttttgaaattactcattccacagatggtctttatattactcaagccaagtatacTTCTGGCCTTTTGTCTCGAGTTGGACTCACTAacagcaagactgttgacactccagttgaacttaatgcgcatctgacacccttggggggggggggaccattgtctaatccttctctttacagacgattggttggcagcctagtttatctcacagttacttGTCCAGGCATCTCCTATGTTGTTCATCAGTTGAGCTAGTATCTGTTtgctccacgatcaactcactataTTGTTattctgcgcattcttcgatacctgaagGGTACTTTcttccatggccttttctactcagctcagtctcctcttgtactccgtGCATTCTTCGATGTTGATTGGACAGAAGATtccactgatcgcaggtccactatAGGTTATTgttttctccttggttcttctttgatttcttagCGAAGTAAGAAATAAACCtttgtggcccgctccagtactgaagaAGAATATTGTGCCCTTTCTGATACCACATTTGAGCTcatttggctacgatggcttcttaaggatttgggtgtatccacatcctctgctactcccatttattgtgacaaccagagtgccattcacattgctcacaatgatgtcttccatgaacggactaaacacatcgagattgattgtcattttatccgttatcatcttgtccacgGTGCTCTCAAGTTTttctccgtctcctccaaagatcaacttgcagatatcctcaccaagtcacttcctaagggacgcactcATGATTTGGTTAATAACCTCAagctggtctcacatccaccttgagtttgaggggggcagttaacgtatattatgttatgggctttaggcccagctagattacttgtatagcacacttgtattacactttacttgtaccgcacacataggtttacttgtaccgcacacatatgccacctatataaaggcactcttgtatattatttgattatgaaatacaatacaatcattcaatATTTCTAACACTATCATCTTGGAGTGTTGCTTCCATACAATTTATTGCAAGTTACTTTTCTACGCTGATCTGATTATTTTTACGTGATTTCATGCATATACAGGCAATAGCAGTTGTAAAGGTGTCCAGAATATGCTATTGAAAGGAGGTTCCAGCCTTGTAGATCACGAGAAATTTCCTTTCTTCACCGCTGCTACAGTTTACAATAAGTTGACACATGAACCATAACCAAAAGTTTCCCACTTTAACTCTCACGGGCCCTTACTACTTCATTTTTGTTCAAAGCTTGGAGATTATCCAAAGCACATGAATCCCATAATAGCAAAACAAACTCCGCCAAAGATGGACTATATATGAATGTGTATCCATGCATGGTGCTTTCAACTCGTAAATCAAACTCTAGCCAGGGTTAAGGTTGCACTGAAAAATGAAGGGTTTCAGTGAGTTTACTTTTTTGTCAGTTGTTTTGGTCTTTCTGTGGTTATGTGCTAAGGCTTGCTCACAGCCACAGCAACTCCAAGTGCCTTGTTTCTTCATATTTGGTGACTCATTGGTGGATAATGGAAACAACAATAGGATTCTTACGCTTGCTAGAGCCAATTACAGGCCTTATGGCATTGACTTTCCACAGGGTACCACTGGCCGGTTTACTAATGGTCGAACTTACGTCGATGCACTAGGTAAGAGCATTGAGGTTAAGGTGATATTaggaatattataaattttactatatatatatatatatatatatatataagttctaTAGATTTTACTGTATTAGCTTTATAAACTAATGTGTTAACTTTtatacacaaaaataataataataataaagaaatttaattattatattgcTGATGTAGTACCAGTCATATTTATTGTAGTGTTAGTTAAATGGTAAGCTACcttgaaattatgaaaaaaaaaaaatggtagctAGAAATGGTATGTGTGTCAATATATATTGAGTGGGAAGGCTTCACCTTTCCATTTTCCCTAGTAATTTGGTGCTAGTCAtggaatttaaaagaaaattggcTTGAAGGTATATTGTCATGAACATTTTCCCAACTAAAATTTCTATAATACGGTTTATGCTAAGGTATGGAActaattctctttcttttttttctttttttttgaaaatatttgcaGCTCAACTTCTAGGGTTTCCAAATTACATCCCACCCTATGAAAGGACTAGGGGCGCTGCACTGATTAGGGGAGTGAATTATGCATCAGGGGCTTCTGGCATCCGAGACGAAACAGGAACTAATCTGGTATATATAgaatcaattatatataattgttgTAAGTGGTAAGGTGGCGGGGGTAAGGGTGGCTTATATATGTGTTACATTTAGGTTCAAGTTGAAATGAGTTAACATTAGAATTctaacaattaaataattatatttacctatttttattagtttaaattttttagacaAGTGATAATTTAACATGTTATCAAAGTAGATGGTTCTAGGTTAGAATTATATTTTCACTCTACatcacattttaaaattaaaaagtaatctAGGTTTACGCATGTGACAAGAAATAtcagaataatggttaaataattaaataaaatctacACCTTCCTATTAGCTTTAACAATTTCAGGCAAGTGgtttaaaagcaaaaaaggtACAAGTGGTTCTAGCCAGAACCATTGCACCTAGAAATTTTAGCTCAACCTGAGCTACTGTAGGAGGTCCTAATGCCTCTAGGAATAAGATATACGTGTATGCGTATTATACAATCATTTATAATGGAAAGTGAAtgatttttatgtgatttatgtATGTGTTTGATAGGGAGATCACGTGTCGATGAACCGACAGTTAGCCAACTTTGCAAGTACAGTGCAAGAGATGAGGAGGTTCTTCAGAGGAAACAACAATTCCCTCAGTAGTCATCTAAGCAAGTGCATCTTTTATTCTGGGATGGGAAGTAATGATTATCTTAACAACTATTTTATGCCTGACTTCTATACAAGTAGTTCAGATTTCACAGTACAAGCTTATGCTGCTGTACTTCTTCAGGACTACTCACGCCAGCTCACTGTAAGTTGGTGACTCCAAACTCTAATCACCCCATGAATTTGTCATACTTTAGGATCATAATAAGTAACATATGGCCAATCCTGATTAGTCTGTTGAGTATCCATAATTGACTCCAAAATTGTGGGTCTAAAGTGTGGTTGTTATTATATTTGTtacttatttattatgtttatgACAATCATAATGACCATCTACATTTAAAGCCAAAGGTTCAGAGAGCTTCTCTACTTTCAAGTAGACTATACATGTACAACCTTTATATTTAAGGTTACCTTTGAATTCTAATTACCAGCATAAAATGAGAAGGTAGCAAAATTATGTTCCCAACCCAGAAGGCAGCTTAGAAAAGGAGTTCAGTGTTGACCAATAACATGAGCCTATTTTGGAAAATCAAATTTGCAGATAGCGAGTGAAACACCAAATGGTTGGGTTCCAAATTGAAGTTTGTGATTTGTTAATAATAACTTAAGATTACAGCTTGAAGTACACATAAAAAAGCCCACAGCAAACACAATACTGGCAATTGTGTAactttttttacattatttgaAATGAATTTCCTATCTCTCACCTGTTTAGAGGAATTTAAACATTTGTTCTTTATTGTGCAGCAATTGTATAGTTTGGGAGCACGGAAGGTGATTGTAACTGCAGTTGGCCAAATTGGTTGCATACCATATCAACTTGCAAGATATCATGGTAATAGCAGCCGCTGCAATGAAAAAATCAATACTGCAGTCTCTCTTTTCAACACAGGGCTCCGGAAACTTGTTGATCTTTTCAACCGAGGCCAGTTGCCTGGAGCAAAGTTTGTGTACCTAGACTCATATCAGAGCACAAGCGATTTATATCTGAATGCATCCAATTATGGTAATCTACTTTGCACACATATCCAACCATAAACATGGAGCAGCAATTATCAATTTACTAATTGTACATTCAATGATATATGTCAAAATTTGGACTTATCAGGTCTGTTGTTGGTGcctaaaacatgatttttttgataGCTATTCTATTAATATTCTTTGATCATATCCCCTGTTAGATGTACCAGGGCCCATTGCGCCCAAATGTGCTCCTAAGCTCGCAATTTTTGTAAGCTCATACTTGCAGGATAAGTAACCTAGTCCTAATAGAATCATAGTAGGGTTAGGCTAGGTTCTATATGAATATATTCTAGAGTCTGCTATATATTTCCTACATGCGGTACCCACAATGGAAGTATTTAAACTGTCCATTATGTGGTATTGGTATAATTCCATGTGGATataatgattttaatttttgctgtgtAGTAGTACAGGGCAAAACGTTGTTGGTGATATGATCTACATCTTGATAAGTACAAATATAGAACTAATTAAGCTAAGCATTCATATTCCAAATGTAATAATGATTCACAAACTTATTTTAGAATGTATGACTTCCAACCTTTATTAGTCAGTTAAAATGTGCTTCTAACAGTATAGTAACCCATGATGTTTTCATGCACTAACTTATTTAACTAtgctttcaaaattttggaaatggTACAGGATTTGAAGTGATAGACAAGGGATGCTGTGGAGTGGGCAGGAACAATGGGCAAATTACTTGTCTTCCTCTTCAACAACCATGTCAGGATCGTCAAAAGCACTTGTTCTGGGATGCCTTTCATCCAACCGAGGTGGCAAACATCTATTTCGCCAAGACTTCATACAGTTCACAAACAAAGTCGTACGCATATCCAATTAATATACAACAATTAGCAATGCTCTAATAGATTTGGAGCTCACTCTGTGTCTCCTCTGAATTGGTATTGCTAGTACTGATGTTCTTTATGCCTTGTCATTTTCTGCAAATTCTTGCTTTTGTAGTAAACTCATGAATGTACTTGCTTATTAAATCATCAGCTGAATTTTTCTGTTCTACTTAATGAAATTAAGTCAAGTAATGCCCATCTTATAGATGTTTGGACCAAGTTGTCTAGAAATTTCACAGTTAGAGATCAATGCAGAACCTAGACaatgctaaaattttctttaatgcTCATACCATTGGAATATGTGTTCATACCGGCACAAGTGAGATACTCCTATTAGAACATACATTTGGAAATGGAGTTCATTTAATTAGGAAATGTAATGTTAACTTATGAGGATTGAATGCTATACTTGTCCTAAACAGGCTAGGATCCATCATTTCTATTTCATGATTTAGATTCAACATTGAAATCAAAAGATGTATCTAGTGTCACattatttaaagtttaaatgaCACAAGAATGTAGTATATACACTACTAGATACAAGAACTAAAATTTGAACCGTAGAATAAAAGTTTGTGTCAAGCTGAAAACCTTATTGATATTTAGATTCAGTTGATTAAGAGGAAATAACCAAACTAATTAAGCAGTTGTAAACACAGCAAAAATACCATCAAAGCCAAACAATTAAACTTGTAATTATAGTAGCAGTACACCCACAACCGTTCTCTGATTCTTTTTAGTTACTACTTCCAATGCTCAAGTGGACATAGGAAAATTCTGAATATAGAAGCATTATAGATTAAGGATACTATATTGCATGACTATAAGCTAACTAAAAACTAATTAGCATCATTATCAAGACTTGCAAGCTGCTCTATGTTCAATGGATAAATCTGGCTTTGGTCTCCACTGAAAGCCTTCCTTGCCATAATCACGTTCACTTTTTCTGTTGGGTGGAATGCGTCCCAGAACACATATTGCTCTCGGTTTGGACATGGTGTTTGGTATGGAAGACATGTTATCTGCCCTCTGTTTCGCCCAATGCCACAGCATCCACGATTTGTAACAGTTAATCCTAAAGAATACAagtaatacaaataagttaatATGATTTTGGTAAATAGCTAAGTTTCACCTAGAAAATAGCAGATGTGGGACTTAATACATCCCCCACAATACAAACTTATCCAATTCAATTCATATAATCCGGCATCACATAATATATCTCTATATCATTAGTTGATAGCATTTCACTAAGTGAAATACAAAAATGttaaaaggaataaataaatttaaaaaaaaaaaaaaagagagagaga contains the following coding sequences:
- the LOC115962054 gene encoding GDSL esterase/lipase At1g33811, with amino-acid sequence MKGFSEFTFLSVVLVFLWLCAKACSQPQQLQVPCFFIFGDSLVDNGNNNRILTLARANYRPYGIDFPQGTTGRFTNGRTYVDALAQLLGFPNYIPPYERTRGAALIRGVNYASGASGIRDETGTNLGDHVSMNRQLANFASTVQEMRRFFRGNNNSLSSHLSKCIFYSGMGSNDYLNNYFMPDFYTSSSDFTVQAYAAVLLQDYSRQLTQLYSLGARKVIVTAVGQIGCIPYQLARYHGNSSRCNEKINTAVSLFNTGLRKLVDLFNRGQLPGAKFVYLDSYQSTSDLYLNASNYGFEVIDKGCCGVGRNNGQITCLPLQQPCQDRQKHLFWDAFHPTEVANIYFAKTSYSSQTKSYAYPINIQQLAML